CGGTTTTGCGCGTCAAAAATGTCGCGCAACCATTTGCTGTAAAACAGCGTCATATCGAATTGATAGATCGCCGCACGCGCGGAGATCTGGCCGTCGCCGGTGTAGCCGCGCCGTTCGCGATGGGGACAATCGCTGGGCACGCCGCCGTGCATGTTGCCCAGCTGCGTCCAACGATAGTTTTCCAGTATGCGATTGAACAGGGCGTTTGAACAGGTGAAGGAACCGACGGTGTCGACATCGGTGTTCACCACCCGGCCTTCCACCGCGTCCAGCGCCAGCGGCTGCGGGGCGTCCAAAACCTGCACATAGCGGAACGCATGCCAGGTGAAGCGCGGCTCCCAGATCTCCAGCCCCTTGCCGTTTAAAATGTAGGTGTCGGTCTGTCCATAGCTCGGCCCCAGCTCTTCGATGAAGCGCAATTTCACCGCTGCGCCGGCAGGGCCCTTGATTTTCAGCCGGACCCACCCGGAGATCATTTGCCCCAGGTCAAATTGTTGAACGCCCGGCTCCGGCGAGGTGCGGGTTTTGGCCGGCAGGGTTTTGATGACGCGGTCGGCCGGATAGATTTGCGCTTTCACTACGCCGGTTGGGGGCCGCACTGTGTGCGCCTGACGCCAGCGGCTGTCGTTGAACGGCTGCTGATCCCACCCCGGCTGTTCCCTTCGGCTGTCATAGATCTCTCCGGTGTGCAGGCCGTTGTGCAGAATGGGGCTGTCGCTGGTCTTCCAGGTTTCATCCGAGGCGATGGTCTGCCGCCGGCCGTCTGAATACAGGATCTCCAGCTGCGCCAGCAGCCTGGGCGTATCGTGCCAGATGTTGGTGTCCTCCAGCCGATCTCGTTGAAAATACCAGCCGTTGCCGAGGATGACGCCGAGCACGTTGGCGCCCGGCGCCACCAGGTCCGTCACATCAAAGGTCTCATAATAAACCGTGGTGGACATAGCGGGGACGTTGGGTTCCGCGGCGGTGGGCTGCTTCCTTTGATCATAATTGGATTGATTGGGCGTGAGCACGTGATCGCTGATTTTTTTGCCATTGAGCGAAGCTTCGTAATAGCCCAGTCCGGAGATATACAACCGGGCCTGAACCAGGCTGTCGGTGAGGGAAAAGCTTTTACGAAACAGAGGGGCGGCGGATTCGGCTGCAGATGCGCTATAGGATGCGCCGATCCACTGCGCCTGCCAATCGCTGTCATTCAGCAGTCCCATCTCCCAGGACGCCGGAGCGCTCCAGGCGCTGGGACGATTCTCCTGATCCCAGACCATCACTTTCCAGAAAGCCGATTGCCGTGACTCGAGCGGCCGGCCGGCATAGACGATGTGAAGGGTGCGGTGGTCTGCGACAGGACCGGAATCCCAGAGGTCGCCCAGGTTTTTGCTGAGACGCTCCGCGGTGGAAGCCACCAGAATACGGTAGCCGGTCTGCACCACGCCCCGTTTATGGGAGACCAGGTTCCAAGACAGCCGTGGCTGGCTGACGTCCAGTCCCAGCGGTTGCGAATGATATTCACAACGCAATTTTTCGACCTGCACGTCAGCCGGCTGCCG
The nucleotide sequence above comes from bacterium. Encoded proteins:
- a CDS encoding family 78 glycoside hydrolase catalytic domain, giving the protein MYILRVAVCFLLAATLQCGRQPADVQVEKLRCEYHSQPLGLDVSQPRLSWNLVSHKRGVVQTGYRILVASTAERLSKNLGDLWDSGPVADHRTLHIVYAGRPLESRQSAFWKVMVWDQENRPSAWSAPASWEMGLLNDSDWQAQWIGASYSASAAESAAPLFRKSFSLTDSLVQARLYISGLGYYEASLNGKKISDHVLTPNQSNYDQRKQPTAAEPNVPAMSTTVYYETFDVTDLVAPGANVLGVILGNGWYFQRDRLEDTNIWHDTPRLLAQLEILYSDGRRQTIASDETWKTSDSPILHNGLHTGEIYDSRREQPGWDQQPFNDSRWRQAHTVRPPTGVVKAQIYPADRVIKTLPAKTRTSPEPGVQQFDLGQMISGWVRLKIKGPAGAAVKLRFIEELGPSYGQTDTYILNGKGLEIWEPRFTWHAFRYVQVLDAPQPLALDAVEGRVVNTDVDTVGSFTCSNALFNRILENYRWTQLGNMHGGVPSDCPHRERRGYTGDGQISARAAIYQFDMTLFYSKWLRDIFDAQNR